TGAATACGTCGAGGCCACGGACGATCCACGCAAGCACGCGCCATGAGCCTTAGGGGTCTGCTCAGCACGGTCGGCGGTCACCCCGCATGGCGCCGGTCGTGCGGTGTCCTTCCAGTGTCCTGTTCGGAAACCACCAGCTATCAGACCATGATGGTCGATGGAGTCCGCATCTTCTATCGCGAGGCCGGGCAGGCGAATCCATCGACGATTGTGCTCTTGCACGGGTTTCCTTCTTCTTCCCGTCAGTTCGACGTCCTTATCCCGCTATTGGCGCCCTACTATCATGTGGTAGCGCCGGACTATCCTGGCTTCGGCCATAGTGATTCGCCGCCTCCCTCTTCGTACGAGTACACGTTTGACCATCTCTCGGAGTCGGTCGATCGTTTTCTCGAGATGAAAGGAATCGATCGGTGCACCTTTTATCTGCACGACTATGGCGGCCCGGTCGGGTTCCGCGTGATCCTGGCGCGACCGCAACGGGTGCAGGCGATTGTTGTCCAGAATGCCAACGCCTACGAAGAGGGTCTTGGAGCGAAATGGGCGGCCATCCGCGAGTACTGGAGAGACCCTGAGAGCCATCCCGAAGTGGTTGACGCGTTCCTTTCGCGGGAGAGCACAGAGCAGCGTCACACGCTCGGCACCTCTTACCGGGAGCGGTACAACCCGGATGCATGGACCGACGAGTCCGCGCACCTGTCGAAGCCGGGCCAACGGGAGATCCAAGGCCTTCTTCTCTACGACTACCGTACGAACGTTGCGTCCTACCCCGTCTGGCAGGCATGGCTGCGCAAGCAGCAGCCAAGTGCCTTGGTGATATGGGGAAAGAATGATCCATCGTTCATCGCAGCGGGTGCGGACGCATACAAACGGGACCTGCCGGGGGGAGAGTTTCACCTGTTGGACGCAGGACACTTCGCGCTCGATGAGAAGGTCGACGAGGTCTCCTTGCTTATGCTGTCCTTCCTGGATAGGCACGTGAAGTAGCTGGCCCGTAGCGCCGATATGGAAGCCACTAGAAACGGCCGAGCGGTGGCACGCCGCACTCGGCGGGCATCCCCCTTCGACGCGATGACGCGAACTGCCAGCTCGATGTTCTCGTAGCTTCGGCCTCGCCAATCGGAACCTGACGGCCGGCACTTCGGGCCCCGCCGATAGCGAGCCAATACTCGTCAAGGGTGAATCGAACATGCATGACGGAGGTCCGTGCACAGCCGGAGCGGGGCAGGCGCGTCAGGTGGCGTTACACCCCACATAAGCGATCGACCGTCCGTTGACCTGAGTGGCGTGATCGGAATCTCGGCAGGAATCGACACCTTCGTCCAAGAGGCGCGAGAGGCCGATCGTGCTCCAATTGGCAGAAATCGGTCACTGTATTCAACAGGGGAAGCGAATGCTCGTTTCAAGCGAATCACGCGAGATAATTGAGATGAGACAACTCGCCATCGTGGCCCATGAGTTGCGCAATCCACTTTCCGCGGCGTGGTGCGCCGTTCGCATGCTAGGGCGTGCCAGTCATGGCGTGGCCGAGATTGACCACGCCTTGCCGCTGATCGATCAGCAGCTCGGATACATCGCGCGAATCGTTGACGATCTGGTGGATGTCGCGAGCGTAACGTCTGGAAAGTTCACGCTGCAAAAGAAGAATGTGGATCTTTCTGATTTGCTGCGTGGGGCCGTCAACGCGTGCTGCCAGCGAGTTGATATTGGAGGACGGGAGTTCAATTTGCAGGTGGCGAAAAGCCCTATCCAGGTGAATGCAGATCCGTTGCGACTGATGCAGGTATTCGCTAATTTGCTTGACAACGCCGTCAAATACTGCAGCCCCTGTGGTCGGATCGGCGTCACGATAGAGCGAAATCGCGACGAAGCTGTCGTCACTGTCGAGGATGATGGCGTCGGCATCAGCGTTGACGTGCTGCCCCGCATATTCGATATGTTCATGCAAGGCGATACGCCCACGATCACCAGTTCGCGAGGGCTTGGCGTGGGACTGGCGGTTGCGAAACAAGTCATCGAGGGTCATGGCGGGCACATCGAGGCACGCAGTGCTGGCGTCGGAGCTGGAAGTCGCTTCATCGTGCGACTTCCGCTGGAGAGCATGATGCGCGCGCTCATAGACGAACTAAAGGATTGAACCAATGGCCATCCTCACAATCGACCTGCGCACCGGGCGGACGGACGAACAGAAGCGGGCATTCGCGGCGGCGCTGCTCGACGTGGTGAGCGAAGCCACGGGCGAGCCGCGCGAGAACATCCACCTGATCCTGCATGAGAACCCCGGCATCAACTTCGTCGAGAACGCGAAGCACCTCCCGGAGTTCGGCAGTGCGTCCACGAAACCCTCAGGAGGCACTGAACATGCCGCTGATCCAGTGCCATCTATCGAAGAAGTTATCGCCCGAACGGAAACAGCGCCTGATGGCGGGCCTTGTTGATGCGACGATTCGCGCGCTCGGGGCCGATCCGAGCACGATAACCATAGTCCTGAACGAGCACGACGCCGCGAACGTGCGCGAGCTCGCGTTCGTACCCGCGGGCAATAGCAGTCCAGGCAGCTAACCCGATGGACCGCTTCGAGGCCATGAAGACCTTCATTGCTGCGATCGACGAGGGCAGTCTCGCCGGCGCGAGCCGCAAGACCGGGCGCTCCGCGGCGGCGGTGAGCCGCGCCGTCGCGTTCCTGGAGGGGCGTGTCGGCGTCCCGCTGCTGCACCGCTCCACGCGCTCGATCAAGTTGAGCGAGGCGGGTGAGCGCTACGCCACCGCGGCACGCCGTGTTCTGGCCGAACTCGAAGAGGCCGAACGCCAGGCCGCGGGCGAACGGTCCGTGCCGCGCGGCACGCTGACGATAACTTCGACCGTGTACGCGGGCGTGGAGGTGTTGCGTCCCATCGTCGATGCCTTCATGGACGAGCATCCGACCGTGCAGGTACGGATGCAGCTGGTCGAGCGCGCGGTCAACCTGATAGACGAAGGCATGGATCTCGCGCTGCGCATCACGCATCTGGCCGATTCCAGCCTGGTTGCGCATGCCGTTGGAGATGTACGCCGCGTAGTCGTCGCCGCCCCGCGCTATCTGGCCATGCACCCGCGCATCGACGAAATCGCAGACTTGACCAAACACGACATCATCACCACGGCGCACATGGGCATGGAGTCATGGAGCTTCACGCCCGCCGATGACGGCTCGCAGATCCCGCGCACGTTGTCGTTCACGCCGCGTCTGGTGGTGAACAACGTTCACGCCGCGATCGCTTCCGTGGTCGAAGGCCATGGCATCGCGCGCGTACTGTCGTACCACGTCGCGCCGCAACTCGAACAGGACGCGTTGCGCATCATCCTCGCGCATGCCGAGCCCAAGCCCATCCCGGTTCACCTGGTCTCGCCGCAGGGACGGCTCGCCGTGCCGAAGGTGCGGGCATTCGTCGATTTCGCCCTGCCGAGGCTACGGGCCGCCTTCGGGCGCCTGCGCCCGTAGGCGGGCGATCACACCGTTTCGCGCAACAATGTCTGCCTGACGACGTGGATTCGCAAGCCGTCGCCCGGCACCTAGATTGGGCTCCGTCGGAATTACCCGACGCTCCTCCGCAATCTTGGAACCTACCCATGAACAATTTCAGCAAAGTCACCGTTGTCACCGGCGCTTCCCAGGGCGTCGGCGGACCCCGCGGAGGCGAAGTGATGCGTCGCAAGCTGCATTTGCAGGTCGTGATCGACTTGATCTGCCCCTGGTGCTTCATCGGGAAGCGCAGCCTCGACCAGGCGCTGGTGCGTCTGGCCGCGCAGGGCGTGGACATCGAAATTGATTGGCTGCCGTACCTGCTCAATCCGGATCTGCCCGACGATGGCATGGATCGGAAGCAGTTCCGATCCAAACGCTTCGGCTGGGAAACCGCGCTCGCGATGGACGCGCGCGCAGTCGAAGCCGGCAAGCGCGTGGGTGCGAATTTCGACTACGGGAGGCAGACCCGCACGTCCAACACCGTTACCGCCCATGCGCTGGTGCGCCTTGCGAGCGAGGAGGGCGGGGCTGGGCAGCAGGAGCGTCTCGTCGATGCGCTCTTTGTCGCTTACTTCGAGCAGGGCCAGGACATCGGCGATCACGCAGTGCTCGCACGCATCGCGCATGCGGTTGGCCTGCGCGAGGGAGCGGTGCAACGTGCAATCTCGGGCCTTGACACGGTGCGCGGACTCGCGGCGGACGTACTTGAGACCGGGTTGACCGGCGTACCCAGCTACCTCGTCGGCGGGAATCTGCTTTGGAGCGGCTCGCAGGACGTGGAGGGCTACGTGCAGCGCCTGCTTCGCGCCGCGGACGTGCTGGCGGGTTCTTAACGAACTGTATTCGCGGGGCGCGCCACCTGGCCGATTCCTCGCAAGCGCGAAATGGCGCCATCGAAATGACCGGGGGCTCCGGCCTCCGGCAGACCAAGCTGGACCGTAACACCCTGACCACCGGGCTTCGCCTCGCCTTCCTCGTACACGTGGATGGCATCGGTGCTGTACTCGCCCCGCTGGTTCTGACTGCATTGCTCGCCTACGGATACTTCGATCCTGATTGCAGGGTGGGGCACATCCCTGGCCGCCAGGACAGCACCAGGCCGATCAAACAACGACAGGGGCCGGACGCTATGCGTCTCGCCGGAAAGCTGAGGCCGATTCGAAGAGAAATCGGTTGGTCAAAGTCGCGATCATTCCGCTTTCGCCGTATCTCGACGGCTAAAAAAAGCTAGAGCCGCTGAAATCTCGTATGATCAATTCGCTTTTCGCCCCAGGTTGAAACGCCGTGATTGTCTTCATCAATGTCTTCCAAGTCGATCCGCCCAATCAACAGCGATTGGTCGATATATTGACCAAGGTCACCGGCGAGATCGTCAGCAAAGCGCCTGGGTTCGTTTCGTCGACCCTTCATCGCAGCACAGACGGCAGCAAGGTCACCATGTACGCTAAATGGGCCAGCCTCGCTGACTATGAGGCCATGCGCCAAGACCCAGCCCCACGCCCATTTCTCGAGGAAGCCCTGTCATTCGCTACATTTGCTCCCGGCATGTATGAGGTTGTTGGCGAGTTCCGTTCGAAAACGACGGATGGAAAATCCAGGTCCCCTCCGCTTTGAAGGTCCGCTAAGGGTTGCGGGCTCAACCGGTCGATGCAACACACTGATGACTGCCTCAGCAGCAGGAGTGTTGCAGATGAAGTACCGGGCAAGGATCTGTTACACGGAAAGCCAGAGGGCCCAGATGTGGGACCGATGGCAGCAGGGCGAGTCGCTGCATCAGATCGCACGGCTGTTTGATCGGCGCCACAGCTCGGTTCGTGAGATCCTGGCCGAGTCCGGTGGGAACCGACCACCTCCTCGCCGTTAGCAATGGGATGGACTCCTCCTCACCTTGGCACCTGATGGGTGCCAGACTGAATTTCCGAAGACAGTCGCGGCGAGAAGGAGCCCACCATCAACGAGCTTATGCGCATTGGGGTCGACTTGGCCAAGAACGTGTTCCAGGTGCACGGCGTGGATCGCCAGGAACGACCAGCATGGTGCAGGCGGCTGTCTCGAGACCGCTGGCTGCAGGCGGTGAAAGAGGCGGCGCCGGCCGGATGCGAAATCGGAATGGAGAGCTGCGGCGGCGCCCATCACTGGGCTCGGCAACTGCAGGCCCGCGGATTCCGCGTGAAGCTGATCGCTCCGCAGTTCGTGAAGCCTTATGTGAAGAGCAACAAGAACGACGCCAACGACGCGGAAGCGATATGCGAGGCAATGAGCCGACCCAGCATGCGCTTCGTGTCGGTGAAGTCGGTGGAGCAACAGGATATTCAGGCCGCTCACCGCATTCGTGCAGGCTTGGTGGAGCAGCGCACGGCCAAGGCCAACCAGATCCGCGGGTTGGTAGCGGAGTACGGACTGGGCGCTCCCAAGGAACTGTTGTCCCTGCGTCGCGCGATTCCCTGCTGGCTGGAAGATGCTGATAACGGCCTTAGCGATCGTTTCCGTCATCTGCTCGATGGGCTGTGGCACGACGTACGCGCTTTGGATGACCGCGTCGCCGAACTCGACGCAGACATCGGCGCCATTGCCAAAAGCGATCCGGATGCTGTGCGGCTCCAACAACTTCGTGGCGTCGGGCCGATGATCGCCACGGCATTGGTGGCCGCAGTGGGTGACGCCAAGCAGTTTGCCAATGGCCGCCAGCTGTCGGCGTCGTTGGGCCTGACGCCCCGTCAGCATAGTTCGGGTGGAAAAGAGCGCCTTCTTGGCATCAGCAAACGCGGCGATGCCTATCTACGGTCCTTGTTGGTGCATGGTGCGCGGGCGATGCTGCGAACGGCTAAGGGCAAAGAGGACCGACTTAGTAGATGGGTCTGCCGACTGGCAGAACGGTCACATCCCAACGTGGCCTGCGTGGCCTTGGCCAACAAGACCGCGCGCATGGCCTGGGCCATGCTGCGCCACGGCACCAACTATCAACCGGACCTTGCTGCCGCCTGACAACTAGGAAATCCCCCTGCGAACAACCTGCAGATGGCAAACCGGTCGGACCGGCGTCGGCAAACCCCTAAATGTCCTGGTGCGTAAGCACGTGATAGCGATTGGGAGCCGGCACGCGAATAGCCCATCAAGGCCCAGCATCGCTAAGCGATTCAATCAGTCCGAGGCCGGATATACGTGCGCAGTCGACTAGGGCGCCGGATGCAGGATGCTTGCAGCCAGAGGAGGAGTCCATATACGGACGTCGGGGTAAGGCGAAACTGTGCTCTTACGGCGCCTGAGGAGGGCGGTGATAAGCAGGTCTTGCCCCTTCCGGACCGTCGCCCTGTGATCGCAAAATTGCCTCGGCTGTCCACGGCCGACATTGTCTTCCGATCTATGCTGGAGTGCCGCTTGTGGACGCTTCGGGCATAGGAGCGTCTAACGCTTCGGGGCTTCAGCCGCGACGTTGCGCCCGAGCTCCAACTCCATTTCGGAACGCGTCTGGAGTCCCGACTCGAGCAGTCGCGTCACGCGAGTCATGGTGCCGGGCCTCGCGATCGAGCGATAGAACTGTTCCAGCGCCGGCGGAAATAGCGAGTCGTCGGGCAGCGAGACTTCGTCGACGAAGCGCTTCGCCTCGACCAGCGATTGCCTGTCGAAGCTCGCGATGCGGCGGGCGAATGCATCCACGAACGTATCTAACTCGGCGTCGGGTACCGCGCGATTGACGTAGCCGTATCGTTCGGCGAGGTCACCGGGGAAATCGTCCGCACCGAGCACGACTTCCAGGGCGCGCCCGCGGCCCATTAGACCCGCCAGGCGGGCCATCGGATTACCTCCGGGCACGGCACCGACGCCCACCTCGAACTGCCCCAGCACCGCCTTCTCGCGACTGGCGAAGCGCATGTCGCACGCGAGGGCGAATTCGCTCCCTGCGCCGCGCGCGCGCCCCCGTATGGCCGCGATCGACACCACTGGTGCCCGGCTAATGCGTGCCAGCACGTCGAGCCAGGGTCGCATGCCTGTCGGGCCGTCGGGCATCGATGCTGAACGCTCGCGATCGCTCAATACGTCGTAATGGGCGAGGAAGAAATCCGGATCGAGGCTGTGGAACACAATCACCTTCACGTCGACGTCCTGCTCCAAGGTGGCGACCAGGCGCGAAAGCTCGTCGATGGTGTCCAGGTCGATCAGGTTGATCGGCGGATTATGGAACGTCGCGTGCCAGTAGCCCGTGGCGGGCTGCGTGATCTCGATCTGCTTGTGCACGGCGCATTACCTCTTCGGACATGGTGGACAGTGACGGCCGATGGCCAGTCGCTGACCCGAGGATAGATAGCTGCGTCTGGAAAGGAAGCAGACAAAGGTGTTGGTACCTCCGTCGATTCCCGAGGGAGCGGCGGCGCATTGCACCAAGGTATCGATCAACACCTTTGTGCAATTCCCGTGCGACCGTCGCGCTGGTCAGATGGCGTCCATCTTCCAGGCAGATCGCAGGAACCGGGACATGAACAGGTACGCCAGAATGCTCGCCGCATCTGCCATTGCCACGATGATTGCGCCCGACGCATTTTCGCAAACGGCTCGGTCGCTAGTCGTTCCTTATGAGAACGAGCCTCCACCGAAGCTGACCATCGAACCGCCCCTGCCCGGGCCGCTCGCCAAAGGCGTTGCGTTCATCCCGTACCGCGTCGAGAACCTGCGCATCCTTCCGGTCGGCGGAGCGTCGGCGCGTCAACTGTCGCCACGCGTTGGGCACATCCACGTAACCGTCGACGACCTGCCTTGGCAATGGGCGGATTACGGTCAGAGCGACACCATCATCCTGGTCAATCTGCCTCGCGGGGAGCACAAGGTCCTGATCGAGGCGGTAGATCCGGAAGGGGGCCTGCTCACCTCGCAGAGCATCAAATTCACAGCACCCGGCAAGTGACCAATCGTTCGGAGGACACCCCATGAAGCGCACGAGCAAGGCATTGATCGCGGGCGCCACCGCGCTGATCGTTGTAGTCGGAACCGCATTCTCCGCGCAGGACAAATACACGCTGAAATCCGCGGGTGGCATCGCCTTCGCTGATTTTCGCGGCTACGAAGACTGGGCGGTCGTGTCGTCGGCCCGGACCGACGAGGTGCTCAAAGTGATCGTCGCCAACCCGGCCATGATCAAGGCCTACAAGGCGGGCGTGCCGAAGAACGGCCAGTCATTCCCGGAAGGTTCGAAGATCGTGAAACTGCAGTGGAAGCCGAAGAAGAGCAGCGAGGCGCCATTCGCCGTGGACGTGCCCGATGTGTTCACGCAGGCGTTTGTGATGGAGAAGGACAGCAAGCGGTTCCCGAAGACCGGCGGATGGGGTTATGCGCTCTTCAACTACGACGCGCCATCCGACAAGTTTGTGGTCGATCCGAGTCCCGTCGACTGCGGGCAAGCGTGCCACGTGAAAGTGAAAACCAAGGACTACATCTTCCACCCCTACCAGAAACGTTGAAGCGCGCGGCCCGGCCGCACGCACTTCGACGTCCATCGAATTGCACCATAGACCCCACCAGGAGTCCGTCGCCATGCCCAGCATCCGTTCCACTCGAGTCGTTTCTCTGATCGCCGTTGCCGCTCTGGCGGCCTGCACACGCCAGGAGCCCGCGCCGCTGACGGCCGAGGCCGCCACACCTGCGCAGGGCGCCACTACGTCCACGTCCACGTCCGCCTCCGCCTCCGATTCGGCACCGGGCACGCCCGCTCGGGTTCCGTACGCAGAGATGCCGCAACTCGCCCCCATTGGCGTTCGGATCGACAAGCACCTGGACGTGCCCGAGTCCGCCCGGGGGCCCGCCATCGATCCGGCCAAGGGATATCGCTTGCAGGACCTCGGCGACGGCCTGTACATGGTCACCGACAACGCATACCAGTCGATGTTCCTGGTCTACGACAAAGGGGTGGTGGTCATCGATACTCCGCCCACGTTCTCGTCGCATATTCCCGCCGCCATCGCGGAGGTGACGAAGAATCCCGTCACGCACGTCGTCTACAGCCACTCCCACAAGGATCACATCGGCGGCACGCGGGCGCTGGGCGGCAAGCCGGTCATCATTGCGCAGGAAGAAACCCTGCGGCTGCTCAAACGCGACAACGACCCCGACCGCCCGCTGCCTACGGTAACGTTCAAGGATGCCTACACGCTGGAAGTAGGCGGGAAGAAGCTGGACCTGTCTTACCATGGCAACGGCCACGAGCCGGGCAACATCTTCATCAGCGCACCGAAGCAGAAGGTACTGATGGTCGTGGACGTGGTGTTCCCGGGCTGGATGCCGTGGCGTCGTTTTGCCGTTGCCCAGGACGTCTTCGGCTCCATCGCTCAGGTCGACAAGATCAACTCGATGGAATGGGACACCCTCGTCGGCGGTCACGTCGCGCGAACCGGCACCCATGCCGATGTGCAACAGCAGGCCGAGTTCTACAAGGATCTGCGTGACGCGGCGGGCAAGGCGTTGTCGACGACCAAGCCGGGCGAGGGTGTCAACCCCAAGGACATGGACAACCCGTGGGCGATTTTCGACGACTACATCGATCGCGTCGTCATCCAGTGCGTCAACTCTGTCACGCCGAAGTGGCAGCCGCGGCTGGCTGGCTACGACGTCTACATCTGGGACCAGTGCTATGCGATGGAGCAGGCACTGCGCATCGACTAGGTTGCGCCGTCGCTGCACTGGCCATTCAGTTCACGCCCCGCGTGGCGCTGCCGGCGCCCCCCCTGCTCGCCGGCGACTGCCCCGTGGGGCGTTTTTGACCACAGCGGGTGGCTGGATCAGCGCGTGCTCGATTCCAGCGCCGCAGCCATCTTCACAAGGTCGGGCACCGATCTGGCCCGCATCTTCTGCATGACCCGGCCGCGATGTGCCTTGACAGTGATCTCGCTGATGCCAAGGTTTCCCCCGATCTGCTTGTTGAGCAGGCCCGATACCACCAGCGCCATG
Above is a genomic segment from Lysobacter sp. S4-A87 containing:
- a CDS encoding LysR substrate-binding domain-containing protein, whose protein sequence is MDRFEAMKTFIAAIDEGSLAGASRKTGRSAAAVSRAVAFLEGRVGVPLLHRSTRSIKLSEAGERYATAARRVLAELEEAERQAAGERSVPRGTLTITSTVYAGVEVLRPIVDAFMDEHPTVQVRMQLVERAVNLIDEGMDLALRITHLADSSLVAHAVGDVRRVVVAAPRYLAMHPRIDEIADLTKHDIITTAHMGMESWSFTPADDGSQIPRTLSFTPRLVVNNVHAAIASVVEGHGIARVLSYHVAPQLEQDALRIILAHAEPKPIPVHLVSPQGRLAVPKVRAFVDFALPRLRAAFGRLRP
- a CDS encoding tautomerase family protein; the protein is MAILTIDLRTGRTDEQKRAFAAALLDVVSEATGEPRENIHLILHENPGINFVENAKHLPEFGSASTKPSGGTEHAADPVPSIEEVIARTETAPDGGPC
- a CDS encoding enoyl-CoA hydratase/isomerase family protein, with the protein product MHKQIEITQPATGYWHATFHNPPINLIDLDTIDELSRLVATLEQDVDVKVIVFHSLDPDFFLAHYDVLSDRERSASMPDGPTGMRPWLDVLARISRAPVVSIAAIRGRARGAGSEFALACDMRFASREKAVLGQFEVGVGAVPGGNPMARLAGLMGRGRALEVVLGADDFPGDLAERYGYVNRAVPDAELDTFVDAFARRIASFDRQSLVEAKRFVDEVSLPDDSLFPPALEQFYRSIARPGTMTRVTRLLESGLQTRSEMELELGRNVAAEAPKR
- a CDS encoding cytochrome P460 family protein, yielding MKRTSKALIAGATALIVVVGTAFSAQDKYTLKSAGGIAFADFRGYEDWAVVSSARTDEVLKVIVANPAMIKAYKAGVPKNGQSFPEGSKIVKLQWKPKKSSEAPFAVDVPDVFTQAFVMEKDSKRFPKTGGWGYALFNYDAPSDKFVVDPSPVDCGQACHVKVKTKDYIFHPYQKR
- a CDS encoding antibiotic biosynthesis monooxygenase family protein, with product MIVFINVFQVDPPNQQRLVDILTKVTGEIVSKAPGFVSSTLHRSTDGSKVTMYAKWASLADYEAMRQDPAPRPFLEEALSFATFAPGMYEVVGEFRSKTTDGKSRSPPL
- a CDS encoding IS110 family transposase, with product MRIGVDLAKNVFQVHGVDRQERPAWCRRLSRDRWLQAVKEAAPAGCEIGMESCGGAHHWARQLQARGFRVKLIAPQFVKPYVKSNKNDANDAEAICEAMSRPSMRFVSVKSVEQQDIQAAHRIRAGLVEQRTAKANQIRGLVAEYGLGAPKELLSLRRAIPCWLEDADNGLSDRFRHLLDGLWHDVRALDDRVAELDADIGAIAKSDPDAVRLQQLRGVGPMIATALVAAVGDAKQFANGRQLSASLGLTPRQHSSGGKERLLGISKRGDAYLRSLLVHGARAMLRTAKGKEDRLSRWVCRLAERSHPNVACVALANKTARMAWAMLRHGTNYQPDLAAA
- a CDS encoding MBL fold metallo-hydrolase codes for the protein MPSIRSTRVVSLIAVAALAACTRQEPAPLTAEAATPAQGATTSTSTSASASDSAPGTPARVPYAEMPQLAPIGVRIDKHLDVPESARGPAIDPAKGYRLQDLGDGLYMVTDNAYQSMFLVYDKGVVVIDTPPTFSSHIPAAIAEVTKNPVTHVVYSHSHKDHIGGTRALGGKPVIIAQEETLRLLKRDNDPDRPLPTVTFKDAYTLEVGGKKLDLSYHGNGHEPGNIFISAPKQKVLMVVDVVFPGWMPWRRFAVAQDVFGSIAQVDKINSMEWDTLVGGHVARTGTHADVQQQAEFYKDLRDAAGKALSTTKPGEGVNPKDMDNPWAIFDDYIDRVVIQCVNSVTPKWQPRLAGYDVYIWDQCYAMEQALRID
- a CDS encoding HAMP domain-containing sensor histidine kinase — protein: MLVSSESREIIEMRQLAIVAHELRNPLSAAWCAVRMLGRASHGVAEIDHALPLIDQQLGYIARIVDDLVDVASVTSGKFTLQKKNVDLSDLLRGAVNACCQRVDIGGREFNLQVAKSPIQVNADPLRLMQVFANLLDNAVKYCSPCGRIGVTIERNRDEAVVTVEDDGVGISVDVLPRIFDMFMQGDTPTITSSRGLGVGLAVAKQVIEGHGGHIEARSAGVGAGSRFIVRLPLESMMRALIDELKD
- a CDS encoding alpha/beta hydrolase; translation: MSCSETTSYQTMMVDGVRIFYREAGQANPSTIVLLHGFPSSSRQFDVLIPLLAPYYHVVAPDYPGFGHSDSPPPSSYEYTFDHLSESVDRFLEMKGIDRCTFYLHDYGGPVGFRVILARPQRVQAIVVQNANAYEEGLGAKWAAIREYWRDPESHPEVVDAFLSRESTEQRHTLGTSYRERYNPDAWTDESAHLSKPGQREIQGLLLYDYRTNVASYPVWQAWLRKQQPSALVIWGKNDPSFIAAGADAYKRDLPGGEFHLLDAGHFALDEKVDEVSLLMLSFLDRHVK
- a CDS encoding DUF6130 family protein → MNRYARMLAASAIATMIAPDAFSQTARSLVVPYENEPPPKLTIEPPLPGPLAKGVAFIPYRVENLRILPVGGASARQLSPRVGHIHVTVDDLPWQWADYGQSDTIILVNLPRGEHKVLIEAVDPEGGLLTSQSIKFTAPGK
- a CDS encoding DsbA family oxidoreductase; this encodes MNNFSKVTVVTGASQGVGGPRGGEVMRRKLHLQVVIDLICPWCFIGKRSLDQALVRLAAQGVDIEIDWLPYLLNPDLPDDGMDRKQFRSKRFGWETALAMDARAVEAGKRVGANFDYGRQTRTSNTVTAHALVRLASEEGGAGQQERLVDALFVAYFEQGQDIGDHAVLARIAHAVGLREGAVQRAISGLDTVRGLAADVLETGLTGVPSYLVGGNLLWSGSQDVEGYVQRLLRAADVLAGS